A stretch of the Medicago truncatula cultivar Jemalong A17 chromosome 5, MtrunA17r5.0-ANR, whole genome shotgun sequence genome encodes the following:
- the LOC11433674 gene encoding probable inactive receptor kinase At5g53320, with translation MQDTIDFTMFHFSILISFFMIMFCSGGELLSSESHSFFSFLKAIDSNNVLNISKISHPCLINGVRCNSNATNILEIRLDNMNLSGIFDADSLCRLQKLKVVSLANNNIKGTISFSILHCTRLVYLNVSNNQLSGRFPNKALTRLKYLTNLDVSMNNFSTSYMAPISIKLESNTIQPTPSPLTNKTPKNATSEIEIMVGLVLGIGLLLSSLYFMIKKSSKLMGEIEVKKNNLDSPMKKATSEGRLKGGDNNNSELVFFVEDHERFKLEDLLRATADLRSENFWSSLFKVKFENNVEYAVKRLKNLQVSCDEFREILKQISKVKHQNILSLVGYRSTKEEKLIIYKYQSNGSVLNLLNDYIARRKDFPWKLRLNIACGIARGLAFIYKKLEEGEVNSIPHGNLKLSNILLDDKNEALISEHGLSKFFEPDRGTFFSSHGYTAPEKSLTEKGDVYSFGVILLELLTGQSIEVSRIDLVRWVRSMVREEWTGEVFDKEVRENDHQGAFSLLNIALMCVSRSQENRPNFGEILETIEGVMNAHDQQQMELSASKCCSNGSNQECCSLHQIIPDTWDSPGSNY, from the exons ATGCAAGACACAATAGATTTTACAATGTTTCACTTTTCTATTCTAATTTCTTTCTTTATGATCATGTTTTGTTCAGGAGGTGAGTTATTATCATCAGAGTCTCATTCTTTCTTCAGTTTCCTTAAAGCTATTGATTCCAATAATGTACTCAACATTAGCAAGATATCACATCCATGCTTGATCAATGGTGTAAGATGCAACTCAAATGCTACCAATATTTTAGAGATAAGGCTTGATAACATGAACCTTAGTGGTATATTTGATGCAGATTCATTATGTAGACTCCAAAAGCTTAAAGTGGTTAGTTTagctaataataatatcaaaggGACTATTTCATTCTCAATTTTGCATTGTACAAGATTGGTATATTTAAATGTATCCAATAATCAATTGAGTGGTAGGTTTCCAAATAAGGCTTTAACAAGATTGAAATATCTTACGAACTTAGATGTATCTATGAATAATTTTTCTACTAGTTACATGGCTCCAATTAGTATTAAGTTAGAGAGCAATACAATACAACCAACACCTAGTCCTTTAACTAACAAAACACCTAAAAATGCAACTTCCGAAATTGAAATCATGGTAGGGTTGGTTTTGGGAATTGGATTACTTTTGTCATCACTATACTTCATGATAAAGAAATCATCCAAATTAATGGGAGAGATTGAggtaaagaaaaacaatttagaTTCTCCTATGAAAAAGGCTACAAGTGAGGGGAGATTAAAAGGAGGAGATAATAATAACTCAGAGCTTGTATTCTTTGTTGAAGATCATGAGAGGTTCAAACTGGAGGATCTACTAAGAGCTACAGCTGATTTGAGAAGTGAAAACTTTTGGAGTAGTCTTTTCAAggtaaaatttgagaataatgttGAATATGCAGTCAAAAGATTGAAGAATTTGCAGGTATCTTGTGATGAATTTCGCGAAATATTGAAGCAGATAAGTAAagtaaaacatcaaaatattcTCTCACTTGTTGGTTATCGTTCTACAAAGGAAGAAAAACTTATCATTTACAAATATCAAAGCAATGGAAGTGTGCTCAATCTTTTAAACG ATTATATAGCACGAAGAAAAGATTTCCCATGGAAACTTCGTCTCAATATAGCATGTGGAATTGCAAGGGGTTTGGCCTTCATTTACAAGAAGTTAGAAGAAGGGGAGGTCAATAGTATTCCTCATGGAAACCTCAAGCTATCAAATATCCTTCTTGATGACAAAAACGAAGCCCTAATAAGTGAACATGGTTTATCAAAATTCTTTGAACCAGATAGAGGTACCTTCTTTTCCTCTCATGGATACACAGCTCCTGAAAAGAGTTTAACAGAAAAAGGCGATGTTTATAGCTTCGGAGTGATTCTACTAGAACTACTAACAGGACAAAGCATAGAAGTTAGTAGAATAGACCTTGTTAGATGGGTGAGGTCAATGGTGAGAGAGGAATGGACAGGAGAGGTATTTGATAAGGAAGTTAGGGAAAATGATCATCAAGGTGCATTTTCATTGTTGAACATAGCTCTTATGTGTGTGTCACGTTCACAAGAAAATAGGCcaaattttggagaaattttggAGACAATAGAGGGAGTTATGAATGCACATGACCAACAACAGATGGAACTTTCTGCTTCAAAATGTTGTTCTAATGGATCCAATCAAGAATGTTGTTCACTTCATCAAATCATACCTGATACATGGGATTCTCCTGGATCAAATTATTGA